The genomic interval caaagccaaaggaactgagtaacattaagaaatgctatagatggaaggaatgcagtttggaaacctaccaaaaaacaattaggcaacagcaaattcaatcccttttagacaacttcctgggtaaaacgttccactgcaatagtgaaggtgtaaacttggcagtagaaaatcttaacagtatatttgacctctcagcttccctatcaaatctaaaaatctcaaatagaaaaccgaagaaaatgaacaacaatgacaaatggtttgataaagaatgcaaaaatctaagaaagaaattgagaaacctgtccaaccaaaaacatagagacccgggaaacctgagtctacgccttcactatggtgaatcactaaaacaatacagaaatacactacggaaaaagaaggaacagcacgtcagaaatcagctcaatgtaattgaagaatccatagactctaaccaattctgggaaaattggaaaacactaaacaaacaacaacacgaagaattatctatccaaaatggagatgtatgggtaaaccacttctccaatctttttggctccataacaaagaataaagaacaaaaacatatacatgatcaaatacaaatcctagaatcaactattaaagactaccagaacccactggattctccaattaccttgaatgagttacaggacaaaataaaaaccctccaacccaaaaaggcttgtggtgttgatggtatccttaatgaaatgatcaaatatacagacaacaaattccaattggctatattaaaactctttaacatcgtccttagctctggcatcttccccaatatttggaaccaaggactgatcaccccaatccacaaaagtggagacaaatttgaccccaataactaccgtggaatatgcgtcaacagtaaccttgggaaaatactctgcattatcattaacagcagactcgtacatttcctcaatgagaacaatgtactgagcaaatgtcaaattggctttttaccaaattaccgtacaacagaccatgtattcaccctacacaccctaattgacaaccaaacaaaccaaaacaaaggcaaagtcttctcatgctttgttgatttcaaaaaagccttcgactcaatttggcatgagggtctgctatacaaattgatggaaagtggtgttgggggtaaaacatacgacattataaaatccatgtacacaaacaacaagtgtgcggttaaaattggcaaaaaacacacacatttcttctcacagggtcgtggggtgagacagggatgcagcttaagccccaccctcttcaacatatatatcaacgaattggcgcgggcactagaacagtctgcagcacccggtctcaccctactagaatccgaagtcaaatgtctactgtttgctgatgatctggtgcttctgtcaccaaccaaggagggcctacaacagcacctagatcttctgcacagattctgtcagacctgggccctgacagtaaatctcagtaagaccaaaataatggtgttccaaaaaaggtccagtcgccaggaccacaaattccatctagacaccgttgccctagagcacacaaaaaactatacatacctcggcctaaacatcagcaccacaggtagcttccacagagctgtgaacgatctgagagacaaggcaagaagggcattctatgccatcaaaaggaacataaatttcaacataccaattaggatctggctaaaaatacttgaatcagtcatagagcccattgccctttatggttgtgaggtctggggtccgctcaccaaccaagatttcacaaaatgggacaaacaccaaattgagactctgcatgcagaattctgcaaaaatatcctccgtgtacaacgtagaacaccaaataatgcatgcagagcagaattaggccgatacccactaattatcaaaatccagaaaagagccgttaaattctacaaccacctaaaaggaagcgattcccaaaccttccataacaaagccatcacctacagagagatgaacctggagaagagtcccctaagcaagctggtcctagggctctgttcacaaacacaaacacaccccacagagccccaggacaacagcacaattagacccaaccaaatcatgagaaaacaaaaagataattacttgacacattggaaagaattaacaaaaaaacagagcaaactagaatgctatttggccctaaacagagagtacacagtggcagaatacctgaccactgtgactgacccaaacttaaggaaagctttgactatgtacagactcagtgagcatagccttgctattgagaaaggccgccgtaggcagacatggctctcaagagaagacaggctatgtgctcactgcccacaaaatgaggtggaaactgaactgcacttcctaacctcctgcccaatgtatgaccatattagagagacatatttccctcagattacacagatccacaaagaatttgaaaacaaatccaattttgataaactcccatatctactgggtgaaattccacagtgtgccatcacagcagcaagatttgtgacctgttgccacaagaaaagggcaaccagtgaagaacaaacaccattgtaaatacaacccatatttatgcttatttattttaacttgtgtgctttaaccatttgtacattgttacaacactgtatatatataatatgacatttgtaatgtctttcttgttttgaaacttctgtatgtgtaatgtttactgttaatttgtattgtttatttcacttttgtgtattatctacctcacttgctttggcaatgttaacacatgtttcccatgccaataaagccccttgaattgaattgaattgaattgagagagacagagcacctggagagacagacagagcacctggagagagagagagagagagagacagagcacctggagagagagacagacagagcacctggagagagagatagagagagagagagcacctggagagagagagagagacagagcacctgtagagagagagagagagacagaacacctggagagagagagagacagagcacctggagagagagagagagagagcacctggagagagagagagacagagcacctggagagagagagagagacagagcacctggagagagagagagagagagcacctggagagagagagagagagacagagcacctggagagagagagagacagagcacctggagagagagagagagacagagcacctggagagagagagagacagagcacctggagagagagagagagacagagcacctggagagagagagagagagagcacctggagagagagacagacagagcacctggagagagagagagacagagcacctggagagagagagagagagagagacagagcacctggagagagagagagagacagagcacctggagagagagacagacagagcacctggagagagagatagacagagcacctggagagagagagagagagacagagcacctggagagagagagagagagatagacagagcacctggagagagagagagagagagacagagtacctggagagaggaagagagagagagcacctggagagagagagagagagagagagagagagagagagagagagagagagagagagagagagagagagagagagagagagagagagagagagagagagagagagagagagagagagagagagagagagagagagagagagagagagagagagagagagagagagagagagagagagagagagagagagaacctggagACACACTATCtttcaatatatacatttattAGCATgtcttgtgatgtgtgtgtgttcttactgGCAGAGCGGTGGTTGGTGAGGGTGGTGGGTACAGATGCCCTGGTTGTGACAGTAGTCAGAGTGACAGACTGAGGAACAGACGGCCATGTCACCTGGTCTGGAAACACACTCAAAACCTGCTGCAGTGCACTTgaacagccataaacacacatcCTCCTGCACacctgggggaggaggagagagaagagggggaggagagaacagagagggagagaggatgagagaagagagggagggagagaagaacagaaggaaggagagaagaagaggggaggagagaatggagagggagaggaggagagaagaagaggggagagaagaagaggggaggagagaatggagagggagaggaggagagggagaggggaggagagaagaagagggggaggaggagagaagaagaggggaggagagaatggagagggagaggaggagagaagaagagagggaaggagaaaaatgagaggggaagaggagagaagaagagagagattcTTTATTAACAGAAAGCTTTGAACAGAAAGCTAACAGTGTTTAATAGTTGAAGTTTAATAGTTCTGAGGATCTGGAGAACTCCCACAGAGCAGGCCTTGGTttacagcccagcactaacccAATTACACCGAGCCTTGATGAGCAGTTCATTGGTTGAGAGGTATTAGTGCTGGGCTAAAGCAAAACCTTGCACAGTCTGGCAAACCCACTGACCCCTGACTCACCTCCCACAGTGACGTTCGTAACCTTTGACCCTCTGAAGCTCCGCCCCTCCCTGACAGCCTGGGCCAATCCGGTGCGTTCCAGCAGAGACCCCGCTCCTGATACGCCCAGCCAGGCCAACGCTCCCGAGGTCCTAAACACCACCACACTCTGCACAGCTCGACCACTAGAGGATAGTTTAATATATTAATCACACTCTGCACCGCTCGACCACTAGAggataatagtagtaatagtaatagtctCAATTCATTTCAATGTGTATCAGAACCACAGTCTCAATTCATTTCAATGTGTATCAGAACCACAGTCTCAATTCATTATCAATGTGTATCAGAACCACAGTCTCAATTCATTTCAATGTGTATCAGAACCACAGTCTCAATTCATTTCAATGTGTATCAGAACCACAGTCTCAATTCATTTCAATGTGTATCAGAATCACAGTCTCAATTCATTTCAATGTGTATCAGAACCACAGTCTCAATTCATTTCAATGTGTATCAGAACCACAGTCTCAATTCATTTCAATGTGTATCAGAACCACAGTCTCAATTCATTATCAATGTGTATCAGAACCACAGTCTCAATTCATTTCAATGTGTATCAGAACCACAGTCTCAATTCATTTCAATGTGTATCAGAACCACAGTCTCAATTCATTTCAATGTGTATCAGAACCACAGTCTCAATTCATTTCAATGTGTATCAGAACCACAGTCTCAATTCATTTCAATGTGTATCAGAACCACAGTCTCAATTCATTTTCAATGTGTATCAGAACCACAGTCTCAATTCATTATCAATGTGTATCAGAACCACAGTCTCAATTCATTTCAATGTGTATCAGAACCACAGTCTCAATTCATTTTCAATGTGTATCAGAAACACAGTCTCAATTcatgtcaatgtaaataatcacCTGCTCCAAACCCCCTGTAGGTCCTGGAACCCCGGCGCTCTCTGGAGGTAGGGCGCCACCTGCAGGACGGGAGGAAGAATTACACCGTCAATTCACTACTACAGACTGGTGTTCATCACAGAGAACCACAATGGGAAGAACCTGTCAAACTGTGATGTGTTAAATCCCCAATGATTTTGAATGCAGTatagtacatatatatatacatacaggaAATCCACTTGGGATAAAATACTataaggcagtgtgtgtgtgtgtatatgttaacagtgtgtgtgtgtgtgtgtgtgtgtgtgtgtgtgtgtgtgtgtgtgtgtgtgtgtgtgtgtgtgtgtgtgtgtgtgtgtgtgtgtgtgtgtgtgtgtgtgtgtgtgtgtgtatattaacagtgtgtgtgtgtgtgtgtgtgtgtgtgtgtgtgtgtgtgtgtgtgtgtgtgtgtgtgtgtgtgtgtgtgtgtgtgtgtgtgtgtgtgtgtgtgtgtgtgtgtgtgtgtgtgtgtgtgtgtgtgtgtgtgtgtgtgtgtgtgtgtgtgtgtgtgtgtgtgtgtgtgtgtgtgtgtgtgtgtgtgtgtgtacccaggCTGCAGTGTCGTCCTCTAGACTGGTGTTGAGGTCAGAGCTGCTCTCCTCCAGAATCACCTGCAGCAGCAACTCAATGGACTCTTCTGGGAGACACACACtgttaatatacacacacaccacagactgcACACTgttactatacacacacacacacaccacacacaccacagactgcACACtgttaatatacacacacaccacaccacacacaccacagactgcACACtgttaatatacacacacaccacaccacacacaccacagactgcACActgttaatacacacacacacactgcatacacacacacacacactgttaatacacacacacacacacacacacacacacacacacacacacacacacacacacacacacacacacacacacacacacacacacacacacacacacacacatacacacacacacacactgttaacacaCCCTCAGTCTCCTACCTTTGATGGCAGCAGGCCGGTCAGGCAGGATGTAGACTCTGGGTCTGTGTGTGGAGCTGAtggtggagtggagaggagaaggggacagGACAGAGGATGTACCCGCCGATGGGCTGCCCTGGCTGGGCTGAGGGGCGGgccagggtgggggtctggtggtCCTGAGCCTGGGGGATGACTGCGTGGAAGAGATTGGTTGTGTTGTGGTCAGTGATGGTTGTGTCGCGGTGGTGACCACAGGACTGGTTGTGACGGCAGGGTAGAGGGGAGTTGTGTTCGGACCCCTGGGAGAGGTCAGAGCGGTTGGGGTCGGGGTCGAAACAGAATGGTCAGGATGGGTGGACCAAACGACAGGCCCAGTGGTGGTGTGTTCCTGGACAGGATTGGGTGGTGAGGGGTGGGACACCGCGGttgaggacagtacaggtgtctGTACGACAGGCCCGGTGGGGGTGTGTTCCTGGATAGGATTGGGTGGTGAGGGGCGGGACACCGCGGttgaggacagtacaggtgtctGTACGACAGGCCCAGTGGTGGTGTGTTCCTGGATAGGATTGGGTGGTGAGGGGGGGGACACCGCGGttgaggacagtacaggtgtctGTGAGACAGGTGTAGGTGACATGTCcaacaaaggtgtgtgtgttcggaggacgtgtgtagtgtgtgtagcgtgtgtgtgtgagaccaggGGTGTGTCTGGGTCCGTCTCTGGCCATTGGGATTCACTGTCCGTCGTCGTGGTGCTGGTTGTCGTGGTAACCAGTAGAGGTCGATCAGGGGTCAGAGGGGAGGTGGTGGTCTGGACTACATCGCCCAGAGGCAGCTCTGCTGTGGTGAATGGAGAGGAGATGAAGGGATTTGTAGTCCAGTtgtagtctctgtctctgtcaggactgaggggtgaggaggaggaggagaggggtgagtcaGGGcgggtagggaggagaggagaggaagaggaggagagagaggagtcaaggagagtagggaggagaggagagggggaggaggagaggggtgagtcaGGGAGGttagggaggagagtagaggaagaggaggaggaggagaggggtgagtcagggaggagaggagaggaggaggaggagaggggtgagtcggggagggtagggaggagaggagaggaggaggagaggggtgagtcaGGGAGggtagggagaagaggagaggaagaggaggagaggggtgagtcaGGGAGggtagggaggagaagagaggaagaggaggaggagaggggtgagtcagggaggagagggaggagaggagaggaggagaggggtgagtcagggaggagagggaggagaggagaggaggagaggggtgagtcagggaggagagaagaggaggaggaggaggaggagaggggtgagtcagggaggagaggagaggaggaggaggaggtggagaggggtgaGTCAGGGagggtagggaggagaggagaggaggagaggtgtgagTCAGGGagggtagggaggagaggagaggaggaggagaggggtgagtcagggagggtagggaggagaggagaggaggaggaggaggaggaggaggagaggggtgagtcagggagggtagggaggagaggagaggaagaggaggaggagaggggtgagacagggaggGTGTTTGGGGGAGTGTGTATGGGGTGTGTTAGGATGTGAGGTGTCAGAGTGATCTGTGATGTTAGAGTGTTTGAGGGAGCTAGAGATCCACTAGTAATGTCTGTCTCTAAAGAGAACAACGACTGTGTTCCACTAGTAATGTCTGTCCGGGTTGTCTGTCTTTGATTACTTCTGTCTGGATCCGGAGAGGAGGATGCTGGTGTTCGACTCGTAATGTCTGATTCAGGTAGCCCCTCTGTCACAGGTCCGCTGGTCTGACTCAGGGAGACCTCACCAGAGGTGACCTTTAACCCCTCAGGGTCAGGGGTCATCCCAGGTCCCCTCTCACCCCGCCCTACTCTGACGCTCCTGGTGCTCCTCCCCCCATGGGA from Salvelinus alpinus chromosome 2, SLU_Salpinus.1, whole genome shotgun sequence carries:
- the LOC139547753 gene encoding mucin-2-like isoform X2; protein product: MGLLHVSGSGLGLLLVFIFTTGQEADWNSSERQGPWMGVSSVQRSESFNSDGTARNKTKYMLTLTGRRVDGGERGDRGDGGSLHPSEIFVGDLELDWIPGSTPTLQGLSTPASPQAGLTVAGRADREVPLLPEEEPDNRRDMSGTPQSVDRVTTGYDPAAMNTHTDTHSDTHTHPQTHTHTHPQTHTHTDTHSSPTDQPTHSHTDSPTDSPTDSHTDSPTYSHIDSPTHSPTHSPTHSHIDSPTHSPTHSPTHSPTDQHTDQHTDSHTHSPADSPTDSPTDSPTDSHTDSPRDSPRDSPRDSPTDSHTDSHTDSPTDSPRDSHTDSHTDQHTSPRDPSTSLPRALRLPLSPTSRPLAGPGEPGRTIIPHRYTLAGLTERGQSHGGRSTRSVRVGRGERGPGMTPDPEGLKVTSGEVSLSQTSGPVTEGLPESDITSRTPASSSPDPDRSNQRQTTRTDITSGTQSLFSLETDITSGSLAPSNTLTSQITLTPHILTHPIHTPPNTLPVSPLSSSSSSPLLPTLPDSPLSSSSSSSSSPLLPTLPDSPLSSSSPLLPTLPDSHLSSSPLLPTLPDSPLSTSSSSSPLLPDSPLSSSSSSSSLLPDSPLSSSPLLPLLPDSPLSSSPLLPLLPDSPLSSSSSSLLLPTLPDSPLSSSSSPLLPTLPDSPLSSSSPLLPTLPDSPLSSSSSPLLPDSPLSSSSSSSTLLPNLPDSPLSSSPSPLLPTLLDSSLSSSSSPLLPTRPDSPLSSSSSPLSPDRDRDYNWTTNPFISSPFTTAELPLGDVVQTTTSPLTPDRPLLVTTTTSTTTTDSESQWPETDPDTPLVSHTHATHTTHVLRTHTPLLDMSPTPVSQTPVLSSTAVSPPSPPNPIQEHTTTGPVVQTPVLSSTAVSRPSPPNPIQEHTPTGPVVQTPVLSSTAVSHPSPPNPVQEHTTTGPVVWSTHPDHSVSTPTPTALTSPRGPNTTPLYPAVTTSPVVTTATQPSLTTTQPISSTQSSPRLRTTRPPPWPAPQPSQGSPSAGTSSVLSPSPLHSTISSTHRPRVYILPDRPAAIKESIELLLQVILEESSSDLNTSLEDDTAAWVAPYLQRAPGFQDLQGVWSSGRAVQSVVVFRTSGALAWLGVSGAGSLLERTGLAQAVREGRSFRGSKVTNVTVGGVQEDVCLWLFKCTAAGFECVSRPGDMAVCSSVCHSDYCHNQGICTHHPHQPPLCQCPVGDNFWFMGRRCDMRMTQQRLVGACLGVLVAIVTLIGAVAWLAVRRYRAMLIKTRVDQTRSSYRRFNHFDELSGRFWSIGGSADSLDNPVFSRSDEMLHRRALDRTCCYHDDTLSLASTCPSNGTHLNTVYNSQYGWAVSEVSLAECVLDSGKASDLSVCSWPREPIQWTPFPLLQQLSSTHTTTPGRALRPRSYCEGMELVELEKSWTA
- the LOC139547753 gene encoding mucin-2-like isoform X3; translation: MGLLHVSGSGLGLLLVFIFTTGQEADWNSSERQGPWMGVSSVQRSESFNSDGTARNKTKYMLTLTGRRVDGGERGDRGDGGSLHPSEIFVGDLELDWIPGSTPTLQGLSTPASPQAGLTVAGRADREVPLLPEEEPDNRRDMSGTPQSVDRVTTGYDPAAMNTHTDTHSDTHTHPQTHTHTHPQTHTHTDTHSSPTDQPTHSHTDSPTDSPTDSHTDSPTYSHIDSPTHSPTHSPTHSHIDSPTHSPTHSPTHSPTDQHTDQHTDSHTHSPADSPTDSPTDSPTDSHTDSPRDSPRDSPRDSPTDSHTDSHTDSPTDSPRDSHTDSHTDQHTSPRDPSTSLPRALRLPLSPTSRPLAGPGEPGRTIIPHRYTLAGLTERGQSHGGRSTRSVRVGRGERGPGMTPDPEGLKVTSGEVSLSQTSGPVTEGLPESDITSRTPASSSPDPDRSNQRQTTRTDITSGTQSLFSLETDITSGSLAPSNTLTSQITLTPHILTHPIHTPPNTLPVSPLSSSSSSPLLPTLPDSPLSSSSSSSSSPLLPTLPDSPLSSSSPLLPTLPDSHLSSSPLLPTLPDSPLSTSSSSSPLLPDSPLSSSSSSSSLLPDSPLSSSPLLPLLPDSPLSSSPLLPLLPDSPLSSSSSSLLLPTLPDSPLSSSSSPLLPTLPDSPLSSSSPLLPTLPDSPLSSSSSPLLPDSPLSSSSSSSTLLPNLPDSPLSSSPSPLLPTLLDSSLSSSSSPLLPTRPDSPLSSSSSPLSPDRDRDYNWTTNPFISSPFTTAELPLGDVVQTTTSPLTPDRPLLVTTTTSTTTTDSESQWPETDPDTPLVSHTHATHTTHVLRTHTPLLDMSPTPVSQTPVLSSTAVSPPSPPNPIQEHTTTGPVVQTPVLSSTAVSRPSPPNPIQEHTPTGPVVQTPVLSSTAVSHPSPPNPVQEHTTTGPVVWSTHPDHSVSTPTPTALTSPRGPNTTPLYPAVTTSPVVTTATQPSLTTTQPISSTQSSPRLRTTRPPPWPAPQPSQGSPSAGTSSVLSPSPLHSTISSTHRPRVYILPDRPAAIKEESIELLLQVILEESSSDLNTSLEDDTAAWVAPYLQRAPGFQDLQGVWSSGRAVQSVVVFRTSGALAWLGVSGAGSLLERTGLAQAVREGRSFRGSKVTNVTVGGVQEDVCLWLFKCTAAGFECVSRPGDMAVCSSVCHSDYCHNQGICTHHPHQPPLCHYRRFNHFDELSGRFWSIGGSADSLDNPVFSRSDEMLHRRALDRTCCYHDDTLSLASTCPSNGTHLNTVYNSQYGWAVSEVSLAECVLDSGKASDLSVCSWPREPIQWTPFPLLQQLSSTHTTTPGRALRPRSYCEGMELVELEKSWTA
- the LOC139547753 gene encoding mucin-2-like isoform X1, whose amino-acid sequence is MGLLHVSGSGLGLLLVFIFTTGQEADWNSSERQGPWMGVSSVQRSESFNSDGTARNKTKYMLTLTGRRVDGGERGDRGDGGSLHPSEIFVGDLELDWIPGSTPTLQGLSTPASPQAGLTVAGRADREVPLLPEEEPDNRRDMSGTPQSVDRVTTGYDPAAMNTHTDTHSDTHTHPQTHTHTHPQTHTHTDTHSSPTDQPTHSHTDSPTDSPTDSHTDSPTYSHIDSPTHSPTHSPTHSHIDSPTHSPTHSPTHSPTDQHTDQHTDSHTHSPADSPTDSPTDSPTDSHTDSPRDSPRDSPRDSPTDSHTDSHTDSPTDSPRDSHTDSHTDQHTSPRDPSTSLPRALRLPLSPTSRPLAGPGEPGRTIIPHRYTLAGLTERGQSHGGRSTRSVRVGRGERGPGMTPDPEGLKVTSGEVSLSQTSGPVTEGLPESDITSRTPASSSPDPDRSNQRQTTRTDITSGTQSLFSLETDITSGSLAPSNTLTSQITLTPHILTHPIHTPPNTLPVSPLSSSSSSPLLPTLPDSPLSSSSSSSSSPLLPTLPDSPLSSSSPLLPTLPDSHLSSSPLLPTLPDSPLSTSSSSSPLLPDSPLSSSSSSSSLLPDSPLSSSPLLPLLPDSPLSSSPLLPLLPDSPLSSSSSSLLLPTLPDSPLSSSSSPLLPTLPDSPLSSSSPLLPTLPDSPLSSSSSPLLPDSPLSSSSSSSTLLPNLPDSPLSSSPSPLLPTLLDSSLSSSSSPLLPTRPDSPLSSSSSPLSPDRDRDYNWTTNPFISSPFTTAELPLGDVVQTTTSPLTPDRPLLVTTTTSTTTTDSESQWPETDPDTPLVSHTHATHTTHVLRTHTPLLDMSPTPVSQTPVLSSTAVSPPSPPNPIQEHTTTGPVVQTPVLSSTAVSRPSPPNPIQEHTPTGPVVQTPVLSSTAVSHPSPPNPVQEHTTTGPVVWSTHPDHSVSTPTPTALTSPRGPNTTPLYPAVTTSPVVTTATQPSLTTTQPISSTQSSPRLRTTRPPPWPAPQPSQGSPSAGTSSVLSPSPLHSTISSTHRPRVYILPDRPAAIKEESIELLLQVILEESSSDLNTSLEDDTAAWVAPYLQRAPGFQDLQGVWSSGRAVQSVVVFRTSGALAWLGVSGAGSLLERTGLAQAVREGRSFRGSKVTNVTVGGVQEDVCLWLFKCTAAGFECVSRPGDMAVCSSVCHSDYCHNQGICTHHPHQPPLCQCPVGDNFWFMGRRCDMRMTQQRLVGACLGVLVAIVTLIGAVAWLAVRRYRAMLIKTRVDQTRSSYRRFNHFDELSGRFWSIGGSADSLDNPVFSRSDEMLHRRALDRTCCYHDDTLSLASTCPSNGTHLNTVYNSQYGWAVSEVSLAECVLDSGKASDLSVCSWPREPIQWTPFPLLQQLSSTHTTTPGRALRPRSYCEGMELVELEKSWTA